One Chloroflexota bacterium DNA window includes the following coding sequences:
- a CDS encoding inorganic phosphate transporter — translation MLIALIAFALLFDFLNGYNDSSNIVATVISSRAMSPRQALLLTAVSEFAGPFLFGVAVANTVGKGLLDAKAVTLPVVLAGVVAAIIWNRVTWFLALPSSSSHALVGGLMGAAILASGFRVILPNGLIKIIIALFVSPPLGLAAGFAVMRLILFLAQSATPRINDWFRQGQIFTSIGLALSHGANDSQKTMGIITLGLVASGALPSFAVPLWVVVVSAGAIALGTSLGGWRLIRTLGGRIFTIRPVHGFSTHIAATFVILSAALLGGPVSTTQVVGSAIMGVGSAERISKVRWDVGREMLQAWALTIPATMLFGAGTFWIIRALGF, via the coding sequence ATGCTCATTGCCCTCATCGCCTTTGCCTTGCTCTTTGATTTTCTAAACGGCTACAACGACAGTTCCAACATCGTAGCCACCGTGATCTCGTCGCGGGCCATGTCGCCGCGCCAGGCGCTCCTGCTCACCGCCGTTTCAGAATTCGCCGGGCCGTTTCTGTTCGGCGTCGCCGTCGCCAACACGGTGGGCAAGGGCTTGCTGGACGCCAAAGCCGTCACCCTGCCGGTGGTGCTGGCCGGCGTGGTCGCGGCCATCATCTGGAATCGGGTAACATGGTTTCTGGCCTTGCCCTCGTCGTCGTCGCACGCGCTGGTGGGCGGGCTGATGGGGGCGGCTATACTGGCCAGCGGCTTCAGGGTCATCCTGCCCAACGGGTTGATCAAGATCATCATCGCCCTGTTCGTCTCGCCGCCGCTGGGCCTGGCCGCCGGTTTCGCCGTCATGCGCCTCATCCTCTTTCTGGCCCAGTCGGCCACGCCGCGTATCAACGACTGGTTCCGGCAGGGACAGATTTTTACTTCGATTGGCCTGGCGTTGAGTCACGGCGCGAACGACTCGCAGAAGACGATGGGCATCATCACCCTGGGGCTGGTGGCCTCCGGGGCCTTGCCGTCGTTTGCCGTGCCGCTGTGGGTGGTGGTGGTGAGCGCCGGGGCGATTGCCCTGGGCACCTCGCTGGGCGGGTGGCGGCTCATTCGCACCCTCGGCGGTCGCATCTTCACCATCCGTCCGGTACACGGATTCTCAACCCACATCGCGGCCACGTTCGTGATTCTGAGCGCGGCCCTGCTCGGCGGGCCAGTGAGCACCACTCAGGTCGTCGGCTCGGCCATCATGGGCGTCGGCTCGGCGGAGCGTATCTCCAAAGTGCGCTGGGATGTAGGACGCGAAATGTTGCAAGCCTGGGCGCTTACCATTCCGGCCACGATGCTGTTTGGCGCAGGCACGTTCTGGATCATCCGGGCGCTAGGATTTTGA
- a CDS encoding pseudouridine-5'-phosphate glycosidase, which yields MTPELFFSPEVKAALSDHRPVVALESTVISHGLPRPQNLELARRMEAVVREQGAVPATIAILKGQVKIGLTDEELTYLANADGVWKVSRRDFPVVAVRKADGATTVAGTMIGAAWAGIKVFATGGIGGVHHGDHTDVSADLPELSRTSVAVVCAGAKAILDLPATLEWLETAGVPVIGYGTNEFPAFYTRTSGLKLEASAESAAEVAAMINTKWQMGLAGGVLITAPIPTEAALPSDSINDAIEQALAAAGRQGIKGKAVTPFLLAKVAEITGGASLRANIALLENNARVAAEIARNLGSSGLSVNWDADSRR from the coding sequence ATGACACCTGAACTTTTTTTCTCGCCTGAAGTAAAAGCGGCGCTCTCCGACCATCGCCCGGTCGTCGCCCTCGAATCAACCGTGATCTCACACGGCTTGCCGCGTCCACAAAATTTAGAGTTGGCCCGCCGGATGGAAGCCGTCGTTCGCGAACAGGGCGCGGTTCCGGCCACGATTGCGATTCTCAAGGGCCAGGTCAAGATCGGCCTGACCGACGAGGAGTTGACGTATCTCGCCAACGCCGACGGGGTTTGGAAGGTGAGCCGCCGCGATTTCCCGGTCGTCGCCGTTCGCAAAGCCGACGGGGCGACGACGGTGGCCGGGACGATGATCGGCGCGGCTTGGGCCGGGATCAAAGTCTTTGCCACCGGCGGCATCGGCGGGGTGCATCACGGCGATCACACTGACGTTTCTGCCGACTTGCCGGAGTTGAGCCGCACGTCGGTGGCGGTGGTGTGCGCCGGGGCCAAAGCCATCCTCGATCTTCCGGCTACGTTGGAGTGGCTGGAGACGGCGGGCGTGCCGGTGATTGGCTACGGCACAAACGAGTTCCCGGCGTTCTACACTCGCACCAGCGGCTTGAAGCTTGAGGCGTCCGCCGAGAGCGCGGCTGAGGTTGCGGCGATGATTAACACCAAGTGGCAGATGGGATTGGCCGGGGGAGTTTTAATCACCGCGCCTATTCCAACCGAGGCGGCCCTCCCGTCCGACTCGATCAACGACGCTATCGAACAGGCGCTGGCCGCCGCCGGGCGGCAGGGCATCAAGGGCAAAGCCGTCACTCCGTTCCTGTTAGCCAAAGTCGCCGAGATCACCGGCGGGGCCAGTTTGCGAGCCAACATTGCCCTGCTGGAAAACAATGCCCGGGTGGCGGCGGAGATCGCGCGGAATTTGGGGTCTTCCGGCTTGAGCGTGAATTGGGACGCGGATTCACGCAGATGA
- a CDS encoding alpha/beta hydrolase has translation MSQPANLPLKHLTRFPAGDAAPHPTIICLHGRGSNEGDLISLAPYLDDRLLWISPRAPLDLMGGWEWYRLEGIGAPDQPSFDAALETLDRFITEAVAAYPVDPQRLFLLGFSQGSMMSYSFALTQPARVAGVIAQSGYIPLSSGLKVDEAGLKGKPFVITHGTHDPLLPVQWGRDSYETLKRLGAEVEFHEFRMGHNVSDESIEVIAEWMKKRL, from the coding sequence ATGAGCCAGCCCGCCAATCTCCCCCTTAAACACCTCACCCGCTTCCCTGCCGGGGACGCCGCCCCTCACCCGACCATCATTTGCCTGCACGGACGCGGAAGCAATGAAGGCGACTTGATCAGCCTTGCGCCTTACCTCGACGACCGCCTGCTGTGGATCAGCCCGCGCGCGCCGCTTGACCTGATGGGCGGTTGGGAGTGGTACCGGCTCGAAGGAATCGGCGCCCCCGACCAGCCCAGTTTCGACGCGGCTCTGGAAACGCTCGACCGTTTCATCACCGAAGCTGTGGCCGCTTATCCGGTTGATCCGCAGAGGCTGTTTCTGCTCGGCTTCAGCCAGGGGAGCATGATGTCGTACTCGTTTGCTCTCACCCAGCCGGCGCGAGTGGCCGGCGTCATCGCCCAGTCCGGTTATATTCCGCTCAGTTCCGGCTTGAAGGTGGATGAGGCCGGCCTGAAGGGCAAGCCCTTCGTCATCACCCACGGCACGCACGATCCTCTGCTTCCGGTTCAGTGGGGGCGCGACTCTTACGAGACCCTCAAGCGCCTCGGGGCCGAGGTTGAATTTCACGAGTTTCGGATGGGGCACAACGTCAGTGACGAGTCGATTGAGGTGATTGCCGAATGGATGAAGAAGCGATTATGA
- a CDS encoding AAA family ATPase produces MLADKPVLCPILIGRGTHLALLDQLLAQVQGRRAQTALIAGEAGNGKSRLVAEAKARAARQNFLVLQGNCFESDRALPYAPLIDLLRGVFGTRPSAEISRDLGSAASVFVRLLPELAPSFSRPAPASDLDPEQEKRHLIQAFSQFFARLALAQPLLLVVEDLHWSDDESLEALLTIIRRASAQPVLVILTFRNDEITPALNRFLADLERERLAAELTLPRLNPAEVDSMLRAIFELQRPVQAEFLNAIYGLSEGNPFFIEEILKSLIATGDIFFVEADGKWDRKPLNQLRIPRTVQVAVQRRTDDLSPAARQLLGLAAVAGRRFDFTLLQKLTQRGEAELVLLVKELMAAQLVVEESAETFAFRHALTRQAVYADMLARERKALHQTIAGFLETATPETRLADLAHHFYEAGSWEKAMDYSQRAGRKAVSLYAMSAAAEHFTRALEAMRQRRRAITSKPACTSNGPWKPPAP; encoded by the coding sequence ATGCTGGCCGACAAACCCGTTCTATGTCCCATCTTGATTGGCCGCGGCACCCACCTGGCCCTGCTCGATCAACTTCTGGCTCAGGTTCAAGGCCGTCGGGCGCAAACGGCCCTCATCGCCGGTGAAGCCGGCAACGGCAAATCGCGGCTCGTGGCCGAAGCCAAAGCGCGGGCCGCCCGGCAAAATTTCCTCGTCCTGCAAGGCAATTGCTTCGAGTCGGATCGGGCGCTACCTTATGCGCCGCTGATTGATTTACTGCGCGGAGTCTTCGGAACGCGGCCCTCAGCCGAGATCAGCCGCGATCTCGGTTCCGCCGCCAGCGTCTTCGTCCGGCTTTTGCCTGAGCTTGCCCCTTCCTTCTCCCGCCCGGCCCCGGCTTCCGATCTCGACCCCGAACAAGAGAAGCGCCATCTCATTCAAGCCTTCAGCCAGTTCTTCGCCCGCCTGGCGCTGGCGCAGCCGTTGCTTCTTGTCGTCGAAGACCTGCACTGGAGCGACGACGAGAGTCTCGAGGCTCTGCTCACCATTATCCGCCGCGCCAGCGCCCAGCCTGTCCTCGTCATCCTCACCTTTCGCAATGACGAGATCACGCCCGCCCTCAACCGCTTCCTGGCCGATCTGGAACGCGAACGGCTGGCCGCCGAGTTGACCCTCCCCCGCCTCAACCCCGCCGAAGTGGACTCCATGCTCCGTGCCATCTTCGAGCTTCAGCGCCCGGTGCAGGCCGAATTCCTCAATGCCATCTACGGCCTCAGCGAGGGCAACCCGTTCTTCATCGAAGAGATTTTGAAATCGCTGATCGCAACCGGCGATATTTTCTTTGTGGAAGCCGACGGCAAATGGGATCGCAAGCCGCTCAACCAGCTCCGAATCCCGCGCACGGTGCAGGTGGCCGTGCAACGCCGCACCGACGATTTGAGTCCGGCGGCCCGGCAACTGCTGGGTCTGGCCGCCGTGGCCGGGCGGCGCTTCGATTTCACTCTTCTGCAAAAGTTGACCCAACGCGGCGAGGCGGAACTGGTGTTGTTGGTGAAGGAGTTGATGGCCGCTCAGTTGGTCGTCGAAGAATCGGCGGAGACTTTTGCCTTCCGGCACGCGCTCACCCGGCAAGCGGTGTACGCCGACATGCTGGCCCGCGAGCGCAAGGCCCTGCATCAGACCATCGCCGGTTTTCTGGAGACGGCTACCCCGGAAACCCGGCTGGCCGATCTGGCCCATCATTTTTACGAAGCCGGGTCGTGGGAAAAGGCAATGGACTATTCACAGCGCGCCGGTCGGAAGGCCGTGAGTCTTTACGCCATGAGCGCCGCCGCCGAGCACTTCACGCGGGCGCTGGAGGCAATGCGCCAACGGCGTCGCGCGATTACGAGCAAACCGGCCTGTACTTCCAACGGGCCTTGGAAGCCGCCCGCGCCCTGA
- a CDS encoding tetratricopeptide repeat protein, giving the protein MEAARALNDPAALARTLNRLGNWRMNVEQLAEARQCHQEALSIFESVQDKRGLAETLDLLGIAAGMSSDPLGTVAYYERAVALFRELDDRGGLASSLTVLAPRGAIYMQNVGVWPESTLAGRVRDSEAALQIACDTNSRPAETLARAWLGLCLATAGEYARALEQIQQAIEISDEIGHRQFMAITRWVAGAAHLDLLALPAAREHLEQALKFARESSAIHWVRIAAAFLASLHISQNELAKAETILKEAFTPDTPMIGIGQRHAWATYAELALAQGRADEALRVVEMLIDSATGIEVQGEHAIPRFGLARGEALAALGRTEEAEIVLQAARETALKHEARPMLWRLHAALSRFYRSQGRGEESEREGEAAKTLIEGLSANLPVEPIRDQFLSRALIMIPSLPTPSPRQLAKKEFGGLTGREREVATLVAQGKSNRAIADELVVSERTVEKHVENALAKLGFASRAQLAAWAVERRLSTLSGDDRVTR; this is encoded by the coding sequence TTGGAAGCCGCCCGCGCCCTGAACGACCCGGCGGCGCTGGCCCGCACCCTCAACCGGCTGGGCAACTGGCGCATGAACGTGGAGCAGCTGGCCGAAGCCAGGCAATGCCACCAGGAGGCGCTCTCCATTTTTGAGTCAGTGCAAGACAAGCGCGGCCTGGCCGAGACTCTGGACCTGTTGGGCATTGCCGCCGGGATGAGCAGTGACCCGCTTGGAACGGTAGCTTACTACGAGCGCGCGGTGGCGCTCTTCCGCGAATTGGACGACCGGGGCGGGCTGGCTTCGAGCCTGACCGTGCTGGCCCCACGCGGCGCAATTTACATGCAGAATGTCGGCGTGTGGCCAGAGTCGACTCTGGCCGGGCGCGTGCGCGACAGCGAGGCCGCCCTGCAAATTGCCTGCGACACGAACTCGCGGCCTGCCGAGACTCTGGCCCGCGCCTGGCTGGGCTTGTGCCTGGCCACCGCCGGTGAGTACGCTCGCGCCCTCGAACAGATCCAACAGGCCATCGAAATTTCAGACGAGATCGGCCATCGCCAGTTTATGGCCATCACCCGCTGGGTGGCCGGGGCGGCGCATCTCGACCTGCTGGCCCTGCCCGCCGCCCGCGAGCATCTTGAGCAAGCTCTGAAGTTTGCCCGCGAGAGCAGTGCCATTCACTGGGTGCGCATCGCCGCCGCCTTTCTGGCTTCGCTTCACATCTCGCAAAACGAATTGGCGAAAGCGGAAACGATTCTCAAAGAAGCGTTCACGCCTGACACGCCGATGATTGGCATCGGCCAGCGCCACGCCTGGGCAACTTACGCCGAACTGGCGCTGGCTCAGGGCAGGGCTGACGAAGCGTTGCGAGTCGTCGAAATGTTGATTGACTCGGCTACCGGCATCGAAGTTCAGGGCGAGCACGCTATCCCGCGCTTCGGCCTGGCGCGGGGCGAGGCGCTGGCGGCGCTGGGCCGAACCGAAGAAGCCGAGATCGTCCTCCAGGCCGCGCGCGAGACGGCGCTGAAGCACGAGGCCCGCCCGATGTTGTGGCGGCTCCACGCCGCCCTCAGCCGGTTTTATCGGAGTCAGGGACGAGGCGAGGAATCGGAACGGGAAGGGGAGGCGGCCAAAACGTTGATCGAAGGGTTGTCCGCCAACCTGCCCGTTGAGCCGATTCGTGATCAATTCCTGAGTCGCGCTCTGATCATGATTCCATCATTGCCAACACCGTCGCCGCGTCAACTTGCGAAGAAAGAGTTCGGCGGGCTGACGGGCCGCGAGCGCGAGGTGGCAACGCTGGTGGCGCAAGGGAAATCCAACCGGGCCATCGCCGACGAACTGGTGGTGAGCGAGCGGACGGTGGAGAAGCACGTGGAAAACGCACTCGCCAAGCTGGGCTTTGCTTCGCGGGCGCAGTTGGCGGCCTGGGCGGTGGAAAGAAGGTTGAGCACTCTGTCAGGCGATGATAGGGTGACAAGATGA
- a CDS encoding ester cyclase produces MSNTDLRAFAQQYFKYLDRRDLDGLDSALAPNVKFHGFGPQPLDRAGTRATMTGFYTAFPDSRMPYEAIIVDGDLVAIQHSFRGTHQAEFQGVPASGKPVVVHAIVMLKVQNGKVVEAWLNADILGLLTQIGAIPMPA; encoded by the coding sequence ATGTCAAACACAGACCTGCGAGCCTTTGCTCAACAATACTTCAAGTATCTGGATCGCCGCGACCTGGACGGGTTGGACTCGGCCCTGGCCCCAAACGTGAAGTTTCACGGCTTCGGCCCTCAGCCCCTCGACCGGGCCGGGACGCGAGCGACAATGACCGGGTTCTACACCGCCTTCCCGGATTCGCGCATGCCTTACGAGGCGATTATCGTTGATGGGGATCTCGTCGCCATCCAGCACAGCTTCCGGGGCACGCACCAAGCCGAATTTCAGGGCGTCCCAGCGAGCGGCAAACCGGTGGTTGTTCATGCCATCGTCATGCTCAAAGTACAGAACGGCAAAGTCGTGGAAGCCTGGCTCAACGCCGACATCCTCGGCCTGCTGACGCAGATCGGCGCGATCCCGATGCCGGCGTAA
- a CDS encoding ester cyclase, with protein MSLEANKAIVRRYQALYNANDLDALGDIVAVDVVSHKTLPGLPPGLEGGKFAHRGTVAAIPDLNYSIEDLIAEGDKVVMRWTMTGTHSAAPFMGLPPTGNSLRVSGISIFRLANGKIVEHWAEPDGVTFMQQLGLMPAPA; from the coding sequence ATGTCACTCGAAGCCAACAAAGCCATCGTCCGCCGTTATCAGGCGTTGTATAACGCCAATGATCTCGACGCGCTGGGCGACATTGTCGCTGTTGACGTTGTGAGCCACAAGACTCTCCCCGGTCTGCCGCCCGGCCTGGAAGGCGGCAAGTTCGCGCATCGCGGAACCGTTGCCGCCATCCCCGATTTGAACTACTCAATTGAGGATTTGATTGCAGAGGGTGACAAGGTGGTGATGCGCTGGACAATGACCGGCACACATAGCGCCGCGCCCTTCATGGGCCTGCCGCCCACCGGAAACAGTCTCCGGGTGAGCGGGATCAGCATCTTCCGCCTTGCCAACGGCAAGATCGTGGAGCATTGGGCCGAGCCGGACGGCGTGACCTTTATGCAGCAACTCGGCCTGATGCCTGCGCCGGCGTAA
- a CDS encoding ester cyclase, with amino-acid sequence MSLETNKTIVRKYQEAYNTNNLDALDDVVAADIQTPAMLPGFPPGLEGLKQLHRLTVDAWPDQKVTIEDLIAEGDRVAARVTVSATPAKDAFGVPANGKSFRISGQYIVRIQNGKIVEHFGVEDAIGIMQQMGAMPA; translated from the coding sequence ATGTCACTCGAAACCAACAAAACCATCGTTCGCAAGTATCAAGAGGCTTATAACACCAATAATCTTGACGCGCTCGACGATGTTGTGGCCGCCGACATCCAGACCCCGGCCATGTTGCCCGGCTTCCCGCCCGGCCTCGAGGGACTCAAGCAACTCCACAGACTCACGGTGGATGCCTGGCCCGATCAGAAGGTGACAATTGAAGACCTGATCGCCGAGGGCGACCGGGTGGCGGCCCGGGTCACCGTGTCGGCTACCCCGGCGAAAGACGCCTTCGGGGTTCCGGCCAACGGCAAGTCGTTCCGAATCTCCGGCCAGTATATCGTCCGCATCCAAAACGGCAAGATCGTAGAACACTTCGGCGTGGAAGACGCCATTGGCATTATGCAACAGATGGGCGCGATGCCCGCGTAG
- a CDS encoding carbon-nitrogen hydrolase family protein translates to MHTADAPFIVAAAQASPVFLDRAATTEKACELIVDAGRAGARLIVFPESFIPAYPDWVWAVPPGEERLLNELYAEFLNNSLAVPGPDTDQLCRAAQRAKIHVVMGLSERNTEASGASLYNSLLYIDAQGNIMGKHRKLVPTGGERLVWAQGDGSTLDVYDTPFGKLGGLICWENYMPLARYALYAWGAQIYVAATWDRGEPWLSTLRHIAKEGRVYVIGCGMALRQSDIPERFEFKGRFYQNVGEWINAGDSAILNPEGEFIAGPVREKEEILYATVHPAQMRGPKWMLDVAGHYARPDVFQLTVNREPRSLIQVREEGAPENTPVQEWGI, encoded by the coding sequence ATGCACACCGCCGACGCGCCTTTCATCGTCGCCGCCGCCCAAGCCTCGCCGGTTTTTCTCGACCGGGCGGCCACGACAGAAAAAGCCTGCGAGTTGATCGTAGACGCGGGCCGGGCTGGGGCGCGGTTGATCGTCTTCCCCGAATCGTTCATCCCGGCTTACCCAGACTGGGTGTGGGCCGTGCCGCCAGGTGAAGAACGTTTACTCAACGAGTTGTACGCCGAGTTCCTCAACAACTCGTTGGCGGTTCCCGGCCCGGACACTGATCAACTCTGCCGCGCCGCACAACGGGCGAAGATTCACGTCGTCATGGGCCTGAGCGAACGCAACACCGAGGCCAGCGGAGCGAGCCTGTACAATTCTTTGCTCTACATTGACGCGCAGGGAAACATCATGGGCAAGCATCGCAAGCTGGTGCCAACCGGCGGCGAGCGTCTTGTCTGGGCGCAGGGCGACGGCAGTACGCTGGATGTTTACGACACGCCCTTCGGCAAGCTGGGCGGCCTGATCTGCTGGGAGAACTACATGCCGCTGGCGCGTTACGCGCTCTACGCCTGGGGCGCGCAGATTTATGTGGCCGCCACCTGGGATCGCGGCGAACCCTGGCTCTCCACTTTGCGCCACATCGCCAAAGAAGGCCGCGTCTACGTGATTGGCTGTGGCATGGCTTTGCGCCAGTCCGACATCCCGGAGCGATTTGAGTTCAAAGGGCGGTTTTATCAAAACGTGGGCGAATGGATCAACGCCGGGGACAGCGCCATCCTGAATCCCGAAGGCGAATTCATCGCCGGGCCGGTCCGCGAGAAAGAGGAAATTTTATACGCGACGGTTCACCCGGCGCAGATGCGCGGGCCTAAGTGGATGCTGGACGTGGCCGGACACTACGCCCGCCCGGACGTGTTCCAACTCACCGTCAATCGTGAACCGCGATCATTGATCCAGGTAAGAGAGGAAGGTGCGCCAGAGAATACGCCGGTTCAGGAGTGGGGGATTTGA
- a CDS encoding response regulator — protein MTEERVLVVDDEKDFREFMISHLSRRGYEVESAANGIEAMKVLQANGPFAVLVTDLTMPEMGGLELLRYARGHDPEIEVVVISANDTIETAIAALRENGAYDYLLKPLANNNELSMAVGRAADYRRLRQERESLQNQLLAEAKRLQALIATTGDAIIAADAQGVVTVINPAAAQLLGRDNLVGASALPNLPRSLATLVSNWQTVGGQQPAVVEVPWAGNSVRLVNLTPLPGSDGKTEGWVMVLSDITHLKRLDELQMRLLTEAANKIQLPLVQALAGVVELNQMNEGKSERFNKTLFSLAKVLSQIQKWIDDLLIMARVEAGIGIQPVSLNVADLVQEWAQTANKTLLQDKALRLNIIIGENVPMVYADRELVFRLLQQLLDQMASRARAEPGRALRISVNHHQGQVWIDVTTEGVMPKTTDPVRRVTKTLGGPATTTPAAWPDLAVVSAIVNGVGGQVWVRGKEPVGTAIAICLPAIAK, from the coding sequence GTGACTGAGGAACGGGTTCTGGTCGTTGACGACGAGAAGGATTTTCGCGAGTTCATGATCTCTCATCTGAGTCGGCGGGGTTACGAGGTGGAGAGCGCGGCCAACGGGATTGAAGCCATGAAGGTCTTGCAGGCCAACGGCCCGTTTGCGGTGCTGGTCACTGATCTGACAATGCCAGAGATGGGCGGCCTGGAGTTGTTGCGCTACGCTCGCGGCCACGATCCGGAGATTGAAGTCGTCGTCATCAGCGCCAACGATACTATTGAAACGGCCATTGCCGCTCTGCGCGAAAACGGCGCTTACGATTATTTGCTCAAGCCGCTGGCCAACAACAACGAGCTTTCGATGGCCGTTGGCCGGGCCGCCGACTACCGGCGGCTTCGCCAGGAACGCGAGAGTCTGCAAAACCAATTGCTGGCCGAGGCCAAACGCCTGCAAGCCCTCATCGCCACCACCGGCGACGCCATCATCGCCGCCGACGCGCAGGGCGTCGTCACCGTCATCAACCCCGCCGCCGCCCAACTCCTGGGCCGCGATAACCTGGTTGGGGCCAGCGCCCTGCCTAATCTTCCGCGCTCGCTGGCGACGCTGGTGTCGAACTGGCAGACAGTCGGCGGCCAGCAACCGGCGGTGGTGGAAGTGCCCTGGGCCGGAAACTCGGTGCGGCTGGTGAACCTCACTCCGCTCCCCGGCAGTGACGGCAAAACCGAGGGCTGGGTGATGGTGTTGAGCGACATCACCCACCTTAAACGGCTCGACGAACTTCAGATGCGACTCCTGACCGAGGCGGCCAACAAAATTCAACTCCCGCTGGTGCAAGCTCTGGCCGGCGTCGTCGAGCTGAATCAGATGAACGAGGGCAAGTCGGAGCGCTTCAACAAGACTCTTTTCAGCCTGGCGAAAGTATTGAGCCAGATTCAAAAATGGATTGACGATTTGCTGATCATGGCCCGGGTGGAAGCCGGGATCGGCATCCAGCCCGTTTCGCTCAACGTGGCCGACCTGGTTCAGGAGTGGGCGCAGACAGCCAACAAGACTTTGCTTCAGGACAAAGCCCTGCGCCTCAACATCATCATCGGCGAAAATGTGCCAATGGTTTACGCCGACCGCGAACTGGTGTTCCGGCTTCTGCAACAATTGCTCGACCAAATGGCGAGCCGGGCCAGGGCCGAACCGGGCCGGGCTTTGCGAATTTCGGTGAACCACCACCAGGGCCAGGTATGGATTGACGTAACGACCGAGGGCGTGATGCCCAAAACTACCGACCCTGTCCGCCGGGTGACGAAAACACTGGGCGGCCCGGCCACCACTACCCCTGCCGCCTGGCCCGACCTGGCTGTGGTTTCGGCTATTGTCAACGGCGTAGGCGGCCAGGTGTGGGTGCGGGGCAAGGAACCGGTGGGAACCGCAATTGCTATTTGCCTGCCGGCCATTGCGAAGTAA